The region TAACTAGTAAGTAAGGTAAGTAACTAGTAACTCTATGAAAAATATGTTCTTCATTTATGGGGCAGTAAATCATTTCTGtagtttaaattattttgttgtgtgtgcagtgccctCCCACAGTAAGACACTGTACACAGTAGCGTAAAGGTAAAAAAAGtgcaatttgttattttgtactGAAGGCACTGAGATTTGAGATTGGattttatataatgtatatgtatacagtgggctccagaattattggtgcccttgataaaaatgaagacagTATGTattaaacaacacagataataatataaacataataattaattcatcaaattattggcacctctggtttaatgctttgtgcaaacacccctggctaaATTGACAGCCAtcagtattttcctataatttgggTAGAGAACAATTTTTGACTACGTCTCTGGGTTTGCACCTATGTACCCCCCTCTTCAatttcagacacacaggtgcacagggacacttcaacactcCCCCTGAACTAATGTTGACCCaacctacgaccaagtctcagcttcctagcagagactaccagatttcctggtactttgttgaatttattgtaccagttatctgaaatagtgcccctggaccactagCTGCAAAACACCTCCAAAATaccaatgacccacctccatattcggcagtaggtatgaggtgcctctccttgtatgcattcctcttttgccgccaaacatgttcaTGGTGTGTATGACCAAAATGgtccattttggtctcatctgaccataccactctcttccagtcacaaTTTCAATGAGGCAAAATCCAGATTgtatttattgtgctcagtaagggctgtcttgatgccacccttccaaagagtttattGGTATGGAGGcaccattttatggttctttctGGGACTTGGTGATCCCAAGATGCAAGTAATCTCTGtgattcttaaactgtgatgcTTGGGTAATTTATGGCCTCCCTTACCATCTTCCTTGTGTAACCATTCCATAATGtttgtggtatgtttaactgtttatgtatttttttgtaccattaCCAGTCAATTACCATCCGCCTCTTCTGAtgtgagaattcttcagcttttcccatgctgatgcaTGACAAAGGGGtcttgcatgcttgttacctcatctTTATTCTCtatagtgaaacaggaagtggcagaATGACAGAATATAGtttctttagactgagattaactaaatcaagtaaaattgtattgccaatttcacattttaaaatttttatttacaataatctgaTGTTTAttagaagaaaaaacatttgttataggcagccttttttcttcatctttatTTCATATATACACAGCATATAAGGGTTCTAATAATTGCAGTGTAGTCCATAAtgatttggacagtggtacaattttggctctgtattccagcacattgaaaTGAAGCATTGCATAATTCTCAACTTTCTGATTAGTTCTTCCAGGGATTACCAGATATTGGTGGaaataccctaaaattaaaggtgacagtctgcactttaacctcattattcatggcttcatttcaaatccaatgtgctggagtacagagccaaaataaccaaaaatgtACCACAGTcaaaatacttacggactgcactataTATGCAAAAGAATAAAGAACTGGGACAccgacacaatttttgttgtttttggctcAGTACTAAGCACATTATATACTCAATGGTGTTGAACATTCTAAATTCAAATTGTGCGACCTTGAGGACAAAACGTAACATTAAGCACCCCCTACAAATGTTACGCAAGGCTTACTTTAATCATAAGAATTATGACAGCACTATGATGTCAAAAGCAAGATTTTTCCTGTCAAGGTCTTGCTTTCATggagtcgtctggcagtcggagggttgctggttcgatcccccgcccgggctgtgtcgtagtgtccctgagtaagacacctaacccccagttgctcctggtggtcggcgccttgcatggcagccggttgccgtcggtgtgtgtgtgtatgaacgggtgaatgaatcgccatcggtgtgagtgtgtgtatgaatgtttaaaaaaaataaaaaaataaaaattattgctttcatggtctgacGCACAAAAAGTTTTCGAGCTATTCGTTTCGCCAATTGATATGAGGTCGCCCCCTAGTGATACCTATATTTTCGCTCAAAAAGCCTATTTTCCATTGGACTCCATTCACATTcgtcagcaaataaaaaaaatatactgatgttcaatctatgctacacatttttttttcttttctcccgagGTCAGATTTTTCTCTTGCACACTGAAAAAGATTTCCCAGAACTTGCTCTGACGTAAAATCTTTGCGCCCCCGTTTGGCAACTGCCCAAGCCTTTTTCATTGGTTCATCCGCCGAGAACGTAATTTACTCGGCGTTTTCTTCGTATGAGGAAATTTTCACATTGGTTTCAATTGGTGTCGCTGtctctatatattatatactctaAGGTCGGAGGTCAGTCAGTGAGCTACTAACTTCCCAAGAAGCCAAACGATATTTCCTGTTTTACGCTTCCGTTTTTGTAATTACAGACTTCCAAAATAAAAGTTGCTCTCGCTATGGCGTTCGAAAAGCAAGTACAACTAAACAGGTGctaaatttattcatttatacaaaGCATTTCAGTAATGTTATACTGCAAATGTAGCTGCGAAATAAAATGAGCTAATAGTTGTAGTGTTTCATCAATTTAATTGTGCTTCATAACTATGAATATATATGCTCTATTAATTTTtgatttaaataatgaataaaatccCATGCACACTAATGTAGTAGTAATAGACAAATCAAATATCAGTGATACCATTGCACCAAGCAAGGAAATTATCTTTATTAAAGATAATTTAGAATAATCAGTTTCTCTTCACTAATTGTGGGTGAAGTAATTTGTGCTGTGCTTAAAAGTCTGGCTGCTGAATTTTGGATTAGCTGCAGACAAACATTGGACAAACTTTTTTTACCTGTTGGTCCAgatttagattagattagattagattagatagaAAAATAACCAAGATTTCTACAGACTCGTTTTACATTTGAAGTGAGGGAACCAAGTTTTTCACAGATTAGTTTTGTGACATCGAGCATTTAGTGTCAGCGAGACAACTTTGCAATGAGGATAATTTATTACGATCTCTAGGGCTGACTGCTGTAGGTATGTccaacatataaataaatacagaatttcAACTAAAGTTCGGCTTTAATTTGGTTTTTCTTATGCCTTGGTGGCGACCGGAACGagttttgttgatttttttctACATTCTATGGTAGATCCTGATCTGATGTCAACAAAGGCTTGGGGAACAGGCGGCAATGAACGGGAGAAAGAAACCTGTGAAGGACATGGTCACCAAATGAAAATAGTTAGGGCACTAGGATATAGCTAGTGAGCGGTGAGTATAGTTTTATAGCAGAATAAAGGTTTTAAGAAATGCATATCGCCTATCTTGCACTGTCTCGATTTCTGTCGGGTGTGTTACAGCTTGCTCACAGCTAGCTAGAGCCATTAGCTAAGTTATCTAGCTAGTCTAGTGCCACAACCGAAGTGTCTActgtttgtattatttttgcagGTAGCCGGTGTTTATATCTAATTGGTTAACTTGCTTGCCATCTGTGTACATTGCAAACATGTATGTACTTTGACAATTAATTATTTAGCTAGCTTAGCTGGCACGTAATTTGCTATTGTTAGCTTGCTCACAATGTAGTATGCAGTTGCAATGTTGCGAGAAATGTTTGGTAACGTGCTTTGGAAGTGGTCTGGATGGTTTGCTGTTCGATTAAAAAACGCAATGCGTACGTTAGGCCAACAAGGTGTTGTGTTTACTGAGCTTGTGCGAAGTTAGCTCGCTCGCTACCGAGAagaaatagctagctagcttgctaacgtaACGAAGTAATGTTAGCTTGCCGCTCAGAAGCAAAatgtgtactttttttttttttttcagtagtcTGCAAAATGGCATTCACGTGTTTATAGCAAGCTAAGGTTAAATAGCCAAGTTATATAACTACTAGCTGTTATAGCTAGCTATCTATTGCTGACTGGACAGTTCGGGTAGGGAGTAaattaacatgtttttttttttaaacgtggactcaccatgttccgaacaccaagttagctgaccatgttccaaacagtgcaactttcatgaagaatagcagcaacaaaaaaatactGCCAGCTCAtctctggtttgtgtgtgtaaattatAATTCCTATTACGAACCGGGCAGGCGGTgttcggaccatcgtgagctaacacggtcttccgaatACAGGGATGTTGTGCAGTTATTCTCTATAAGTAGAGGTCCAACTTACATCAATGTGTTTTTGTGGCTGAGATAGCCACTACGCAACTATAattataaaccacattcctACAATTGAaaggacgttaacttctggtggaagcggccgcttcccagtgttctgttcggaacacgcATTACTTATGTAACATACTAGGCTTCTCATTTTTTTGTACAGAGGTAAAGTGATTTATTTAAGCCCTCAGTTGTTGACAGGTCTGGCCTTTCCTTTTTCAGGGAGGAGTATGGAGAATGATGAACTTCCGTCAGCGGATGGGATGGATTGGTGTGGGTCTGTACCTTCTGGCTAGCGTGGCAGCCTTCTACTATGTGTTTGAGATTAACCAGAAGTACAATAGACTGACACTGGAGCATGTTGAGCAGGCTGAAAAGGTCCAGGAAGCCCCATTACTTGGGGAGCCAGTCTCTTCATCTAGCTCACCCTCTTCATggatgcacagtttgaaaatgcggcttctctctttccccttttGGTTGTGGGGCACCATCTTCCTCATCCCTTACCTCCAAGTGTTCCTCTTCCTCTATTCCTGTACCCGTGCTGACCCAAAGACCATGGGCTATTGTATCTTACCCATCTGCCTGGCAGTGCTCTGCAACCGTCACCAGACCTTTGCCAAAGCATCCAATCAGATTAGCCAGTTGCAGCTGATTGACACTTAAAAGTGGCGAAGGAAAGAAGATGCACACTGTCAAATAGAGGGAAAGAGGAGGAAACACTCCCTGCTCATTTAATTTTGGATTCTGCCAAGATTGGTCAGCACTCCACAGACATCCTTTATGTAAATTGATAGGAAGCTGGAACAATTTGTCAGTTTAATGGCTTTGATAAGggaatcaatatcaatatcttGCACTTGATAGACCGGTTTACTTTTGTTTCCTCTGTTGTATTTTACAGCTCATTGTGGTGTAAAGTCAGTCTGCTCTGAGGGAAATAAGATACCTGGAAGATTGTGacactatataaaaaaaaaaaaaacatttggcaaGTGTGAAAACACAAGTGAATGAGTATTGTGGAAAACCACATGTAGTTTGACACTCCCTTCTTCGGAGTACGTCTTTTTGAGTGGAATGTATTGTAAAATGATTTGGAgcattgcttttaaaaatttgTTGTATGTATAAAATTTCAGCAGTGGATTCCATAAATGTTGTGAAATCTCTTGCCTCGTGCTGTAGACAAGTCACAAAGTAAAGCAGATTCCAAACAGTGTTGACAGTACCAGCCATTGGGAAAATAAATACGTTATTTAAAAGTGAAATTTGTGTTCAGTCTCAAAACTGTAGTGTACCGACAGGCTGCTTACCCGACTGCCATTTTAAGAGAAACAGCCTTGGGTAAAGagtacatttgaaatgtaaaaagttATACCTGTCAAAAGAATATGGCCATGAGGGACAAGGTAATGCAATTATAATTATACCTTtaatttgtgaatatttatttcatggatctgccatattgtgccctgtCATATCTGTCAAGACATGACATGGTGGAACAAGTGAATGCTATAAcataaaatggcttccttgtTACTGACTAAGAACACAGTGAACTATTAACACCTGCAGGtatacatttatgaaatatattctAGCTACAGTTCTTTATTTGTTGCACAGATTATTTCCTTAAAGCACAacactttttacagaaaaaaatggaaaacttcctgattcttttgttttgtgaaataattttatcattcgtcacaaaatacattaattcacacatttattttaaaatgtgctatTGCCTATAAAATGCTGGGTAGAGTgattaatgtacattttatatttatctcTATAAGGGCATCTCTAGTCATAGGaagacattcttttttttaattttttttatttgattgtgTGTTAAATTTCTTCTATTTAGAACCGGGGAAAAGGTTTTGCCAAAATTCTTTAGCTTATTTAGCCTTCCTTTCAAAGACAATGCTTCTCATTTATAAACCATAAAGTATGTGAGTAATCACCTTTGCTCTGGCCACATTTTGAATGTATGACAGGTTTATCCATATAAACCTAAATGGTGTTGTAGAAGAATTTCATCAAAGACTGCTGAAGAAATACTGTTACTATCACTGCCTCAAGGTAGCCTAACATTGTGTTGCCTGACCAGGTTATTTCTAATCCGCATCATGACCGTGTTTATCTTTGTActgtggagacagagagaggccttGGCCTGAAGTTAAACTGCCATGCTCATTGTTTTTGTGTCTAAATATTCCTCAACTTGTTTGAAAGTTTCTTTCTATATTCATCTCAAAGGGCTTGTTGGTACTTgtcaatttgagggtatttatattGGGGTACTGttttgccttttaaaaaaattgcactgtgatTTGATTgacttaaaaacaaataaaacctgTTTGAAGATAATTTTTCCTCCTAAAAATGGTCTAAAAAGGAACTTAATTGCAAATATTGTTGTTTCATTGGTGGTAAACTGCTTTTCACATGGAAAATGTATGTCATATATCatcttgaaaataatttataataaaatattttgtgtatcCCTTTGTTTTTACTAGATGATTTAAGCATAGAACGTTAAACACATGTGGAGCAGTTATGCATTTTAAAGTTTTAAGACCAATTCAGGAACATTATTAGCTTGTACATCAAACAGTGAAATTATCTTTCAAACTGGATATATCATTTCATTCCCCACAGTAATGCATTTATGTGAGTTGAATTGTACTGAAGCTATAGTAAAGAAATGTGTACTATTTAATGTAGTTTGGCTAATGGTAATTATCACTATACAGAAAAGCAAATGGGGGGGACCTCATCAGCAAGTGCTTCTTACAAAAAAGCTTGTGAgtggcacaggcacaggcagtTGGTTTTTAAGATGTTATTCAAAGGAGAAAGTCTGCATGTTGTAGTTCAGTGGCCAGTCGCCAGTATCGGGATTCCGGGGCTTCAGTCGAATCTTTTCGAGTGTTCTCGCTGTGTGCAGACTTGTTTGATAACAGTGAATGGTGTATTTCCATGGTTTCacgtgtttttttaaaattaaatatatatatattttacatatatatatatataaataacatttgtgCAGAGAAGATAGCTTTCAGAAATCATTTGCCCTAACCAGCTAACTAATATCAGTTTGCACGCAGGCATTGCTATATGACAGTGCTTTATTTTCACGTCATGCAGGAATAAATACTTTGCATTGTCTTTTAGTTGATGGTTTACCATTTGCCTCCATGGGTGCTGCTATGGcactgatggtgcagtgggtagcactgccgtctcacagcaaggaggtcctgggtttgaatccctgtcagccggggcccctctgtttgcatgttctccccgtgtctgcgtgggtttcctctgggtactctggtttcctcccacagtccaaagacatgcaggttaggctgattggagagtctaaattgcccgtaggtatgagtgtgtgagtgaatggtgtgtgtgccctgcaatggactggtgacctgtccagggtgtattcctgcctttcgcccaatgtatgctgggataggctccagcccccctgcaaccatgttcaggataagcgggttcaaataatggatggatggatggatggatgggtgctGCCATTGTGGTGTGACGTCAGACAACTGCCTCTGGTGAAGCCGGGGTCGATGGATTTGCCCAGCATTAGCAGTATTACCTATGTTATTGTGATCTTGACGTTaggtatgtactgtatttaactatgtaaggtaaaaaaaataaatggggaCCCTTCTGAACTACTGCTGTGGATTGTGCAAGCACTAAATAGCAATATGCACTTAACAACTAAAAGTAGATATGTCTAAATTAGTTTGATGGTCAATATATGATATTGTTTGAgattatatagcctacattttatggTTGTTAAAACATTTGGTTAAGAAAAATATCTTAAATGGGTTTGTGTCCACCTACTAGGTGGCTGTGTATGCACCCATTGCATTATCCAGACTTCCCTAAGTATTTGCCCTACTTAAAATGTTCatctggcaaaaacaaagcCATTGTTCTATAACTTATATTCCAGTCTTACAAACAACACAATTTATAACATTGTTTCATGATTATGAGAAAAGTGTAAAAGGAATTATTACCTATTTTATGTATGCATAGATGACGAGTTATATGGATATATGATAGGATATATGATACTTTGGGAGTTGGTAACATAATTTGGAGAAAAGTGAGATGAACAAAATACCTACTGCTTAAATGGTTATACAAgtaagtatttaaatccaatcTACTGTCATCAGGCTCCTTGTTTATTATATTCCTACATACAGACTAATAAACATTACAGGGATTTAATCTGTAAAGTTAGAATGCATGGAACGCCCCTACCCAGCTCAGCCCCAAACGTTGGTGACGGCCCTGTTGTAGACCATCGGAGAACCAGAACTTAAGGCAATAAGTACATGAATATTGAACCAGAAGCGAATATTGCTAGTAACAGGTTGTTAACGTTATTCAATCAGACAAGgtaactgaaaatggcaaacattCCACGTAAAGGAAAGCAAACATTTTtggcaaaaatattttcaggttTGTGTTTTCGTGAGAATGttttatacatgtatatataaaaaacactTGGGCGTTACTTAATTATTCCAAAAACATGATTTAAATTTGAACAAAGGAGCTAGTGTGCGTGCGTCGTATGTAGGTAGGCTGTCGTGGACATAAAATTCGAATTCGGCGTTTTACATCTCTCGATTGACTGTAGTATGACGAAAACGCGCCTTTGGCGGTACGCAGCCGCAGTGGCATGCGGATACGGAAGGGAATGACATTCTAATGATGGCGGTAAATGAGAAAGATGAACCTACTGTTTCTCTGATGGAAGTATTGGAGGAAGACGAAGAATTAGAAGCAGCTGCCGTTT is a window of Conger conger chromosome 1, fConCon1.1, whole genome shotgun sequence DNA encoding:
- the LOC133136483 gene encoding lysosomal enzyme trafficking factor-like; the encoded protein is MMNFRQRMGWIGVGLYLLASVAAFYYVFEINQKYNRLTLEHVEQAEKVQEAPLLGEPVSSSSSPSSWMHSLKMRLLSFPFWLWGTIFLIPYLQVFLFLYSCTRADPKTMGYCILPICLAVLCNRHQTFAKASNQISQLQLIDT